The DNA region GGCACTCTCATCAAATGTAAAATTACTCACCCACATTTCAATTTCATCATTTACTAATTGTATATTTTCATCTTTTAGTTTTTCAAGATCTTCTGTGAGAATAGTAACAACTTCATTCTTCCATACGTTTATACCTTTTTTTGTTGCTTTCTTCAATTTCTTTTGCCATGTCAGTAAATCAGTAATAATAAAGAGTGTTTCAATTATGACACTTACACCTATCCCTACAGCTTTAGCTGAAGTTGCACCTACTTTACTTAAAAATTTTGCAAGATTATTATGAGTCTCTCTAGAAAAAGTCTTTCCAAACATATCTCCTGCTTTTTTCAATAGATGTTTTGCACCATTTGCAATCCCCGTTCCTCCTCGACCTGCGAACTGCTTAAAATAATTCAGAACTGACGCCTCTAATATTCTTCCCCCACTTTTTTTAATCAAGTTTTTACTCAGTTTAACAAATGCATCATTAAAATTAAGTTCTATTGTTTTTTCAATCCTACATAATGCAATATTCAGTTTTTCACCAATCTTCTTATCCAAGTCTCTTAATGTTAATTCAATATAACTTTTTATTATTTGCATTTCTTTTGAAGTTTCATTAGATAGCATATATTGGTTTATATATGTAAGCATTTCATCTTGATTTAGTTTACTAGAATCATCAATTTTACTATTTATTGCTTTTCCAACTAATAAACTTGCATTATCTAATTTAACTGGCATTGCCTCAATAAGTTTTTTGAACGTAGGTTTTATGAGCTCTTCTTGAATCTCCACTTGAGTCCTTCTAAGCTCATCAACAATTCCCTTGATTTCTTTCTTTTCTATTTCACTACTCTGTACCTGTATCTCTTTCTTAATAATAACATGTTCACAATGTTCTACCAAGCCGAAAATATACTTAGTAAAACATATTTCAAGCTCAATTTGGCTCTCTTCTGCATTAATCGTATGTCCTACGTAATTCCAAAGTTCGTTACATTTTGGTAAAGGATATTCATCATTTTCACATAATTCATTAGATATAAGTATAGTCTTTGGTTTGTAATGCAAAAAATCAGAAACGTACTCTTCAATTTCAGACGAACGTATATCACCATTTACAGCTTCTTCTGGTACTCTATTAATAACAAGTACTATCTTTGTTCCTTCTGTAATAACTTCAGCTGCCATTTTCAAGAAATTTATATCATCTTGTTGTATTCCCACCTTATAAGAAACAACATATACTAACAAATTACTTTCAGGTAGAATATTCATTAACACCTTTTCATGTTGATCTATCAATGAACCATATCCTGGAGTATCAAACAATCTTAATGCACCATCCACTGCAAATTTCTTTGGAGCATTAATTTTTAAGCGATTGAGCATCTCATCTGGATTTTTGTTTAACTCATCAAATATTTCTTTATCTAACCTTTCTATGCTTGCATCATTATTGATTGCATAATACTCTAGAACATTTATTTTATCATCAAAACAAATCTCAACAATAGCTCCTGTTGAAGGACTGACACTGGTATAAAGGAGATGTTCTCCTAATAAGCCATTCAACAAAGTAGTTTTTCCGCTACTAGTTTCTCCAAATAAAACTATAAAACTATCAGGACTTTTTATTCTATTACCTAGAAACTTAGACAATTCTGTTAATTTCTGATCACCAATTTCATCAACTAAACTCTCAACAATTTCAAAATTTGATAAGATACGATTATTCATGGATGTTCACCACCTTATTTTTCAAAAAAGTTAACTCATTTTCATAATTATCTTTAGATTCGAGGTTTATTTTTTCATTTTCAAGTTCTCGTAGATTCTTTTCTTTTAGTATAGCTAGCGCTTTAATTCTATCTGTATAATACTCATTAAGTCCATTTTCTATATTAGCATAGACTTCTTCAAAACCCTTAGTTATCTGCTTTTTAAATGTTTGGCATACTTCTTCTATCACTGGTCTTAGTTCTCTTTTAGTTTTCGAAGCTCTATCCGCAGTCACTAGTTGTTTACTTTTGCTTCCAATTAATGAAGATAATACTGAGATAATCAATCCAGTTCCAATTCCAGCAACTGCACCTATAACAGTTCCAGCAGGTCCGCCAATCGCCGTTCCTGCTATTGCACCTACTTTTCCACCAACTGCAATCGAAGCAAATACACCACCTAAATTACCACCAATTTTAATGCCTGCTTCCATTCCCTTTTCCCATTTAAAAGATTGTTTCTTGTTAAATTCATATGCATCAAAAGAACAATTGTTTTCACTTGCTACAACTTCACTTAGTTCTTCGACAACGCTTAATATCTCATCGATTTTTTCATTTAGATAATTTAAAAAATTATCGTTAACCATCTCAAATTCTTGAACTTGGTAATTTTTGAAAATTTCTGTAAGACTTGCGCCATCTACAATCCCACCATCTATAACCGTAAAAACATTGCCTCTTATGTTTTCCTCAGCTTCTTGAACCCATTTTCTCAATTTCAACTTAAAATCTGATTTATGTATTTCAGATGTACTTTTTACTTTATATATAGTTCGTCTTATCTTCTCTGTATTTTCTTCAAAGTCCAATTCATGTTTGATAAATTTTTCTTCCAACTCAATATGTGATAAATTAATATTCTCAAGTTTATCTTCAATAGATTTAATAGCTAAATTTATATAGTTTTGAACCCTCTTACTGAATAGTTCATCTGCTTCAATTCTCCAATGTTCATCAATACCATGCAACTTCTCAATAAAGTCTTGTATTCCAGAACTGGCAACATCATCTGTTTTGTTTTGGATTATTCCCCTTAAAGCGCTATAGGCGTTAACTGTCTGAATATTTTCCACATAATCTATATTTATTTGATTAGCGATATCTTTTAAAGTTAAATTATTAGTTTCTAAACCTTCAATGACTTCTCTATCTGTTTCATTATTCCATCTATTCATAACAAACCAAGCATTATTTAACATTTTCCATGCATATTTAATGAACATGGCTTCTGTTCTAGTAATTGGTGGATTAACTCTAATCACAAAAATTGCAGTATATAATTTTTTCAAGTAATCTTGAGTTACTTTTTGATTACTTTGAGTCAAGCTACCCACTCCTGGTAAATCGACTAATACTAGACCTTTTTTTAACAATTCACTATTTTGTGCAATAACTATATGTGAAATACTCTTCTCATTACCTATATTATAATTATTATCAACATATTCTTTTATCTGATTTTTATCTATTTCTGTAAATTCACCATTAAGTTTATAAACTGTTACTGACTCTTTTTCACCATATCTCACCTCTACAGGGATACATGTTGTTTCATCAGCTTCATTAGGCATAATGTTTACGCCGAGTACCGAATTCAATAAGGTGCTTTTCCCAACCCCTTGTAGTCCTAGGACTGGTACTAATATTTCGGGTGATTTCATAGCAGTTTGCATTTGTCTGATCAGATCACCACTTCCACCTGCATATTTATTTAGTATTTCAAGTAATTGATCTTCAATCATTTTCTATCCTCCTGAACCATTTTTTATAAAATGGTAAACTGTTATATTCGGCGATACGCCTAATCTTATCAATCTCAATAAGTAGCTTTTTATTGTTCTCTTCATTTATATTGTTCATTTTTAATAGTTCAGATGAATTTGTACATAATATTTCATTTGCATTATTACCAAAACGTGATACTTCATCAAAAACTTTTTCAATATGTCCACCGATATCTGAATTAAGTTTATTAACTAATTCGGTATATTTTTCTTCTTTTGTTCCATAATCATCCGTTATTTTTTTTGTATATCCTGCAAACATATTATTTATATTAGATTGAATGGAACTCATTTCATTTTTGGTTTCGGTCAAATTATTACTAACTTCATTTACAGTTTTAGAAATCGAAAGAAACTTATCATTCAATCCATTAATTCCTTTATTAATAAGTACACCTGATTCTTCATGGGACTTACTAGTGCCAGATATTTCAGCTAATATTTTTACTTCAAATTCACGATAACCCTTATCTACTATTGAGTTTAAATCATTTGCTAATTTATGAATTTCAGCTAGTTTTTGATTTAATTCTTGAAATTTCCCATCCAACTTTTTATAGGACTCACTTGTTCCTTCAAAAATAGTTTCATTCAACTCATCAGTAATATATGTCATTATTTCTTTCGTGGCATTGTCAACCGAAACAATGTTTTCATATTTTTTCTCATTCTTCATATTGTTTTTTCTCCTCCATAATCGCTTCTAATCAAATCACCTATGACTTCTGCAACATTATCATAAAACAAATAGTTAAATCTTTCTTTAAGAATTTGAATTACTTTCTGTTCTTCATTAAGTGATTGACATGGTTCTATCTGGTTATGAACATATGCAAGATTAAATAATGGATTATCATCATTAATTAATAGCATCCCCATATTAGTTTCTATCACAAATTCTTTGTAATATTCTGAAAGGTTGTATTTCATTTCACTTATTCCGTTCGCCGCTATAAGGCTATCAAAATCCTGAATTACAAAAAAAACTCTGTCTTCTTTGCTAATATTCTCACTTAACTTTAATTTATCGATTTGTTTCTTAGCTGCTCCATCTTGATGTGCATTAACCAAAATATATATACTTAATGACTCATTCTCATTCCTTAACTTTTTTATTTTCTTTATACTCGGATCTGCAATATATATATAATTATTTATAACGACTCCTTGTGTTTCCACCTTATCCATCAACTCATCACTTATTTTTATACCCATAAATCTCCAGCTGAAATTTAACAAGCAATGCATGTCCCAAGCTAAAATCATTTTTTTGGTAGGTGCATTCACATTGATTTCTGCTTTAGAAAGAGAACTCTGGTGAATTTTTCTCATTAAAATTCTAGAGAGTTCCATTACTCCTTTTTGATACTTAGATAATTCAATGTTTTGCAATGTTTTATCTTCTTCAGTATCATCTGTTTCATACAGTGTGTAGTTGGTTCCATCCTTCTTACTATCAACAACTAATTCCTCAATTAAAATTTTTAATGCTTTCATAACTGATGATACTTCAGTTGTTTCAACAATCTTTTGTTGCCGAAGCTTATAACTATTTCTTTGTTGTTCTATTTCAATATTCATTTGCTCAATGCTTTTCTGTGCCCCATAAACCCAATTGCTAATTGTATTCATATAGGTTTTATGAGCTCTTCTAACATATACATCAATTTCATTAATAGTTCTAGTCTTATCTAGTACATCACGAGGGACATTTTCATATTTATAGCCCCAATTCGAGTTACCGATTTTATCCCCTATCCATCTTGAAAAATTCGAAAAGGCACCAGCTTTTTCAGTCTTTTTTTGTATCATTTTAATTTCTGTAATAACTTGAGGTTCACTTATCTCATTGAATCCATTTACCTTAACTAAATCACGTAAAGGTATATTTAATGATTTTGCAACTTCACTAAGGATTTTATTATATTTTATGATATAGGAAAGTATATTAGATTCGCAGGATTTAACGCGCTTCTTTATTTCACCTAATAATTCATTTACATTCTCATCTGTTATTTTTTTACTATACTCTTTATTAACAGATTCCACAGATAGTTTCTTCATCTGAAATTCCAAATTCTCGTTAATACCTTTAAAACTGGAGCTCAATTTTTCATCAATACCTTCATATATGAATTCATCTTTAACTATAAGTGATCCATCTAAGAATATTTCTTCTTCAGATATTAATTGAATAAATTTAGTATACAGTGAAATACTTCTTTGGTTTTCAATGTGCGGAATATGCTCTTCTACTAATGAATTTAATTTTTTAACGAAAGAATTATAATGAGATGAATGAGGTGCATGTTTTCCTATTCCTCTGTTCTTCATTGCGTTAAGTGCTGAAATTTGTATTGTCTTTATCAAAGACTTGTCTTTAATATCAGACTTATCAATAATTCTTAGTAATCTTTTCTTGTGTTCATTCCCTATCATATGTTTAGTTTTTGTTCCATCCGCACTTTCTTCTAATGAATCAAGCATATTCTGGACAATTATAATTGGACAATTATGTCTTGCAACTGTATTTAATACCATATTAGTTTTAGCGTCACTATTTGTTTTTAAAGTAGTAACAAATACACAAATATCTATCGTAGGTAATAGAACTTCTAGAGAGAGTTTCTCATGAGCTTCAAGTTTGTATGCATCTAATCCAGCACTATCAATTAAAACAATTCTTTCATCAATATCAAATCCAGGAACTGTCAATAGGATATCCTCAACTTCTTTAATATTGCCAGCATTCTCGTCTTCGTCAGTATATTTCTTTAAGTTGTCTTTTGTTAAATATCCACCCTCAAGTGTAACTATTTCACCAGATTTAAATGTAATAAATCCTTTTCTGTCTTTAGATTTAATACAGCTTACCAACTGACTAGAAGACGGTTTCACCGCTGTAGAAAGCAATTCTTCTCCTAAAATCGCATTAATCAAAGTAGATTTCCCACTGCTTGTAACACCTATTACTCCAACTCTTACTTTATCACTCTTCCACTTCTTCTCTCTAATATTCAGCCAAGCCAATTCTTCACAATATCTGTTTTTTGTTGATTCTTTTGACATTATTATTTGACGCGCTTTACTAATAAATTCTAGACTTATCATCTCTACTCATCCCCATATATCAAAGTTATAATTAGAGTTTATCGAATATTACGAATTTTTGCAAACTATTTCGAATCAAAATATCGATAATATAAAGACATATTAAATCTTCTGAATTTAAATATCATAAACGTCGATCCAAACATTACATTTAAGCATAACTAAAAAAAAGCCCTCTAATCCATCGATTAAAGAGCTTTTGCTTACCACTTTTTCTTTATAAAATTTTTATATCGCAAATCGCACATTAATATAATCCTTCATCTTCTTCTCAACAAAATCATCATCTCGTTTATTGAAGGTAAAATACTTAGTATAATACTTAAACCCCAACAAAACCAAAGGTTCTTTCCGATCCAGCGAGTCGCCAAACAGATCAGTTTCTGCTTCACCATCCAAGACCACTTTTACTTCCTCAATCCCATCTAGATTTACTCGAAGACTACTTAGTACATCATCATCAACTTCCAATCCAGATTTCAACACAAATGTTAACACCTTGGGCATTGCTTTGCCTTTATTATCCACAGCACCAACAACTACCTTTTCAATAATTGCATCGAGAATCAATCGATCAAATCCTTCCAAGGTTTCATTCTTATTAAAGGCATGTTTAAAGTTCCTTATGCGCATTGATATGGATTCTTCTGAATCAAGGGTATATTTAATCGTACGCTTTTGTTCAACCAATCCTTCTTGTTCCTTCATGAACTTAGCATGCTTTTTTGTATAGGATTCCAGATCAATATTATCTTCAAGGCGTAAGTCTATCAGTTTTTGAATTTTGTCTTCAATCTTTGCTATTTGATCAGAGAGTTTTTCATATTCTTCTTTTAATGATGGAATATCTAAGGCTTGCTCAATGTTAGTGACAAATTCTGTTATTACTTCTTTGTTAAGATCCGTCAGCATATTATAGCCTTGTACAAAAGCATCCTCTAAATCCGTTTCTGCTATGGCTTTGCTATGGCTACATGCCTTCCTTCCATTTTTGATGCTATTCATACATTGCCAGGTATATTTCTCATGTTTCGTTCCGCTATTCCACTGACGGCGCATTAAGATTGATCC from Petrocella atlantisensis includes:
- a CDS encoding dynamin family protein; amino-acid sequence: MNNRILSNFEIVESLVDEIGDQKLTELSKFLGNRIKSPDSFIVLFGETSSGKTTLLNGLLGEHLLYTSVSPSTGAIVEICFDDKINVLEYYAINNDASIERLDKEIFDELNKNPDEMLNRLKINAPKKFAVDGALRLFDTPGYGSLIDQHEKVLMNILPESNLLVYVVSYKVGIQQDDINFLKMAAEVITEGTKIVLVINRVPEEAVNGDIRSSEIEEYVSDFLHYKPKTILISNELCENDEYPLPKCNELWNYVGHTINAEESQIELEICFTKYIFGLVEHCEHVIIKKEIQVQSSEIEKKEIKGIVDELRRTQVEIQEELIKPTFKKLIEAMPVKLDNASLLVGKAINSKIDDSSKLNQDEMLTYINQYMLSNETSKEMQIIKSYIELTLRDLDKKIGEKLNIALCRIEKTIELNFNDAFVKLSKNLIKKSGGRILEASVLNYFKQFAGRGGTGIANGAKHLLKKAGDMFGKTFSRETHNNLAKFLSKVGATSAKAVGIGVSVIIETLFIITDLLTWQKKLKKATKKGINVWKNEVVTILTEDLEKLKDENIQLVNDEIEMWVSNFTFDESAEDITIVSVEKLKQKLEEVKVDIEYKGEDDE
- a CDS encoding dynamin family protein; its protein translation is MIEDQLLEILNKYAGGSGDLIRQMQTAMKSPEILVPVLGLQGVGKSTLLNSVLGVNIMPNEADETTCIPVEVRYGEKESVTVYKLNGEFTEIDKNQIKEYVDNNYNIGNEKSISHIVIAQNSELLKKGLVLVDLPGVGSLTQSNQKVTQDYLKKLYTAIFVIRVNPPITRTEAMFIKYAWKMLNNAWFVMNRWNNETDREVIEGLETNNLTLKDIANQINIDYVENIQTVNAYSALRGIIQNKTDDVASSGIQDFIEKLHGIDEHWRIEADELFSKRVQNYINLAIKSIEDKLENINLSHIELEEKFIKHELDFEENTEKIRRTIYKVKSTSEIHKSDFKLKLRKWVQEAEENIRGNVFTVIDGGIVDGASLTEIFKNYQVQEFEMVNDNFLNYLNEKIDEILSVVEELSEVVASENNCSFDAYEFNKKQSFKWEKGMEAGIKIGGNLGGVFASIAVGGKVGAIAGTAIGGPAGTVIGAVAGIGTGLIISVLSSLIGSKSKQLVTADRASKTKRELRPVIEEVCQTFKKQITKGFEEVYANIENGLNEYYTDRIKALAILKEKNLRELENEKINLESKDNYENELTFLKNKVVNIHE
- a CDS encoding dynamin family protein yields the protein MSKESTKNRYCEELAWLNIREKKWKSDKVRVGVIGVTSSGKSTLINAILGEELLSTAVKPSSSQLVSCIKSKDRKGFITFKSGEIVTLEGGYLTKDNLKKYTDEDENAGNIKEVEDILLTVPGFDIDERIVLIDSAGLDAYKLEAHEKLSLEVLLPTIDICVFVTTLKTNSDAKTNMVLNTVARHNCPIIIVQNMLDSLEESADGTKTKHMIGNEHKKRLLRIIDKSDIKDKSLIKTIQISALNAMKNRGIGKHAPHSSHYNSFVKKLNSLVEEHIPHIENQRSISLYTKFIQLISEEEIFLDGSLIVKDEFIYEGIDEKLSSSFKGINENLEFQMKKLSVESVNKEYSKKITDENVNELLGEIKKRVKSCESNILSYIIKYNKILSEVAKSLNIPLRDLVKVNGFNEISEPQVITEIKMIQKKTEKAGAFSNFSRWIGDKIGNSNWGYKYENVPRDVLDKTRTINEIDVYVRRAHKTYMNTISNWVYGAQKSIEQMNIEIEQQRNSYKLRQQKIVETTEVSSVMKALKILIEELVVDSKKDGTNYTLYETDDTEEDKTLQNIELSKYQKGVMELSRILMRKIHQSSLSKAEINVNAPTKKMILAWDMHCLLNFSWRFMGIKISDELMDKVETQGVVINNYIYIADPSIKKIKKLRNENESLSIYILVNAHQDGAAKKQIDKLKLSENISKEDRVFFVIQDFDSLIAANGISEMKYNLSEYYKEFVIETNMGMLLINDDNPLFNLAYVHNQIEPCQSLNEEQKVIQILKERFNYLFYDNVAEVIGDLIRSDYGGEKTI